A region of Triplophysa dalaica isolate WHDGS20190420 chromosome 18, ASM1584641v1, whole genome shotgun sequence DNA encodes the following proteins:
- the dimt1l gene encoding probable dimethyladenosine transferase: MPKVKAEKKSRQHQEVKSQGIMFNTGVGQHILKNPLVVNGIIEKAALRPTDVVLEVGPGTGNMTVKLLEKAKKVVACELDTRLVAELQKRVQCTPLQSKLQILIGDVLKTELPFFDICVANLPYQISSPFVFKLLLHRPFFRCAVLMFQREFAMRLVAQPGDKLYCRLSINTQLLARVDHLMKVGKNNFRPPPKVESSVVRIEPKNPPPPINFQEWDGLVRIAFVRKNKTLSAAFKSGAVEQLLEKNYRIHCSVHNMEVPQDFSIAQKIDSVLQQSKFSEKRARSMDIDDFMVLLHAFNSAGIHFS; this comes from the exons atgcctAAAGTTAAAGCGGAGAAAAAATCTCGACAGCACCAGGAGGTGAAAAGTCAAG gaaTTATGTTCAATACTGGTGTTGGTCAGCATATATTGAAAAACCCTTTGGTGGTCAATGGCATAATAGAGAAG GCAGCATTACGACCAACAGACGTGGTTCTGGAAGTTGGTCCAGGAACTGGTAACATGACTGTCAAACTTCTGGAGAAAGCCAAAAAA GTAGTTGCTTGTGAGTTGGACACCAGGCTTGTTGCTGAGCTTCAAAAACGAGTTCAGTGCAC TCCATTGCAGAGCAAGCTTCAGATCCTCATAGGTGATGTCCTCAAGACCGAACTCCCTTTTTTTGATATCTGCGTGGCTAACTTGCCTTATCAG ATATCATCCCCTTTTGTGTTCAAGTTGTTACTTCACAGGCCATTTTTTAG GTGTGCCGTGCTGATGTTTCAGAGGGAGTTCGCAATGCGTTTAGTGGCTCAACCTGGAGACAAACTCTACTGCAGACTTTCCATCAACACACAGCTCTTGGCTCGAGTAGATCATCTCATGAAG GTGGGAAAGAATAATTTCAGACCGCCCCCAAAAGTGGAGTCCAGCGTGGTGAGGATCGAGCCAAAAAACCCTCCACCACCTATTAACTTTCAG GAGTGGGACGGTCTTGTCAGAATTGCATTTGTtagaaagaataaaacattgagTGCTGCCTTCAA GTCTGGTGCTGTTGAGCAACTTTTGGAAAAGAACTACAGAATCCACTGCTCCGTGCACAACATG GAAGTGCCACAGGACTTCAGCATTGCACAGAAAATTGACAGTGTTCTCCAGCAGTCCAAGTTCAGTGAAAAGAGGGCACGTTCTATGGATATAGATGATTTTATGGT GCTCCTTCACGCTTTCAACTCCGCTGGAATACACTTCTCCTAA
- the pola2 gene encoding DNA polymerase alpha subunit B: protein MASVTAENIKSELDTFSIAFTDETVDKMLEQCLCHRLSGDEIVCEWFAFSSSKKQRPLTLDNLDQFEHEILNKKKRSKGSSKGSQINRTRDINSIQELIKAEEEEENLLDSYSTPAKGSQKRALTTPENPQSKRGVARLASPSLMLSPASFSPSATPSQKYSTRGGRGEVVSSFGVVQGPRWSGKGQNVSVELLEGKEDSLTSSYKYMFQRLRDIRDVLTGKIEELGEELRTHINIEEFSPVSLPVQDSITVLGQVCCDSNGKLNAQSVLLEAGQEQGGRQVPVDLSELKEFSLFPGQVVVMEGMNASGEKFVATKLYEGISLPFYSPVEVKQEVDEVSEPVMVMMACGPYTPCDSLSYDPLIDLITIINRDRPDVCILFGPFVDSKHEQIEKNQVTEQFETIFKRCVDSIVEGTKGTGCRLVFVPSQRDIHHHYIYPQPPFSLPNLSKEDTMRVTLAPDPCTLLIGNVTFGLTSTDILFYMGAEEISSGTGTERFSRIMKHMLTQRSYYPLYPPAEEVNMDYEKFQQFGQMPLTPDILIAPSELRYFIKDVSGCVCVNPARLTKGQVGGTYGRLLVQPNPVMVEGKRVSPCIAGQVVKI, encoded by the exons ATGGCATCAGTCACTGCAGAAAACATCAAATCTGAACTGGACACTTTCAGCATAGCCTTCACAGATGAAACTGTGGACAAAA TGTTGGAACAGTGTTTGTGTCACAGGCTGAGTGGAGACGAGATTGTATGCGAGTGGTTTGCTTTCAGCTCCTCAAAGAAACAGAGACCCCTCACTCTTGACAACCTGGATCAGTTTGAACATGAA ATACTTAACAAGAAGAAAAGGTCCAAAGGCTCATCGAAGGGTAGTCAGATTAACAGGACCAGAGACATCAACTCTATCCAGGAACT AATAAAagcagaagaagaagaggaaaacTTGCTTGATTCTTACTCGACACCTGCCAAG GGTTCTCAGAAGCGAGCGCTGACCACCCCTGAAAATCCTCAGTCTAAGAGGGGTGTGGCCCGCCTTGCAAGTCCCAGTCTAATGCTGTCACCTGCCAGCTTCTCCCCAAG tgcaACCCCCTCACAGAAATACAGCACACGTGGAGGCCGAGGAGAGGTGGTCTCGTCATTTGGGGTGGTGCAGGGTCCTCGCTGGTCAGGTAAAGGACAGAACGTGAGCGTTGAGTTGTTGGAGGGGAAAGAGGATTCACTTACCAGCAGCTACAAATACATGTTTCAGAGATTAAGAGATATCAGAGATG TTCTGACCGGGAAGATTGAAGAGCTGGGTGAGGAGTTGCGGACGCATATTAACATAGAGGAATTCTCTCCGGTTTCATTACCTGTTCAG GACAGTATCACAGTACTGGGGCAGGTGTGCTGTGATAGTAATGGAAAGCTGAATGCCCAGTCTGTGCTGTTGGAGGCGGGACAGGAACAGGGGGGCAGACAGGTGCCAGTGGATCTGTCTGAACTCAAGGAGTTCTCACTCTTCCCAGGACAG GTTGTTGTCATGGAAGGGATGAACGCCTCTGGAGAAAAGTTTGTTGCCACCAAGCTATACGAG GGTATTTCTTTGCCTTTTTACTCTCCGGTTGAAGTGAAACAGGAAGTAGATGAAG TGTCTGAGCCTGTAATGGTGATGATGGCATGTGGACCATATACACCCTGTGACAGTCTGAGCTATGACCCTCTGATTGACCTCATTACTATCATCAACAGAGATCGGCCTGATGTGTGCATTCTG TTTGGACCTTTTGTTGATTCCAAGCATGAACAGATAGAG aaAAACCAGGTAACAGAACAATTTGAAACCATCTTCAAGAGATGTGTTGACAGCATTGTGGAAGGAACCAAAgg GACGGGATGCAGACTTGTGTTTGTGCCATCTCAAAGAGATATTCATCACCACTACATTTATCCGCAGCCACCTTTCAGCCTGCCCAACCTCAGCAAAGAAGATACAATG CGGGTGACCTTAGCTCCTGACCCCTGCACACTCCTCATTGGTAATGTGACTTTTGGTCTGACATCAACggacattttgttttatatgggAGCTGAAGAGATCAGCAG tggtaCGGGCACTGAACGTTTCTCACGGATTATGAAACACATGTTGACCCAGAGAAG CTACTACCCCCTCTATCCTCCGGCAGAAGAGGTAAACATGGATTATGAGAAGTTTCAGCAGTTCGGCCAAATGCCTCTTACACCTGACATCCTCATTGCTCCCTCTGAACTTCGTTATTTCATCAAG GACGTgtctggttgtgtgtgtgtcaatcCTGCTCGCCTCACTAAAGGACAGGTTGGCGGGACTTATGGACGATTGCTTGTTCAACCAAACCCTGTGATGGTGGAGGGCAAGAGAGTAAGCCCGTGTATAGCCGGACAGGTggtgaaaatatga
- the cenph gene encoding centromere protein H, with the protein MSCDNEDGSSDVVSVAKTNGQPEAAAIDGVTPTRLLKMKDIMENQCFEMNVKVSMGKQKGSFEEHADQSKYESEIEQARLSYFNKTLVLNRMQIWNVLIDKIIQNDADAESLKALTDQNTELCEQTLKIIKETRELQDQITDIQRERLELKEQIKKKMQEINEWKQVKENQGEVQQRAKERAEAVLEKYQKVTTILQNVLRGIILASKVNWRDDPKLKDIAMGLEHIPN; encoded by the exons ATGAGTTGTGATAATGAAGACGGGTCCTCAGATGTTGTGTCTGTGGCAAAGACTAACGGCCAGCCCGAGGCAGCAGCTATTGATGGGGTGACACCAACACGATTATTAAA AATGAAGGACATCATGGAAAACCAGTGTTTTGAGATGAATGTTAAAGTCAGCATGG GGAAGCAAAAGGGCTCTTTTGAAGAACATGCAGATCA ATCCAAATATGAAAGTGAAATAGAGCAGGCAAGGCTCTCATACTTCAACAAAACACTGGTATTAAACAG AATGCAGATTTGGAACGTCCTCATTGATAAGATCATTCAGAATGATGCAGACGCAGA ATCACTGAAGGCACTGACTGATCAAAACACAGAGTTATGTGAACAGACCCTGAAGATTATTAAG GAAACACGAGAACTTCAGGACCAGATCACAGATATACAGAGGGAACGACTTG AACTAAAAGaacagataaagaaaaaaatgcaagaGATAAATGAGTGGAAGCAGGTAAAGGAAAACCAGGGAGAAGTTCAACAGAGAGCTAAAGAGCGAGCTGAAGCAGTGCTGGAGAAATATCAGAAGGTCACAACCATTTTACAGAACGTGTTGCGG GGAATTATACTTGCCAGTAAAGTGAACTGGAGAGATGACCCTAAATTAAAAGACATTGCGATGGGACTGGAACACATACCTAATTGA
- the mrps36 gene encoding 28S ribosomal protein S36, mitochondrial has protein sequence MGSKVSGKMAAAGRVVQVVRPHAPLIKFPDRVGIPRPNVQEALKVLAATIPQISPSAPPPAASISPPPRPVTRLPGTPDNIAVVKDLPQRYRRATLDFEEMDYIQRGGPE, from the exons ATGGGAAGCAAAGTGAGTGGCAAGATGGCCGCCGCCGGCAGGGTCGTGCAG GTTGTGCGACCTCAtgcacctttaataaaatttcCTGATAGAGTGGGCATCCCTAGGCCGAACG TTCAAGAGGCGCTGAAAGTCCTTGCAGCTACTATCCCACAGATCTCTCCATCTGCACCTCCGCCAGCAGCATCAATATCGCCTCCACCCAGACCCGTCACCCGACTGCCTGGAACTCCTGATAACATTGCTGTAGTTAAAGATCTTCCCCAGAGATATCGCAGGGCAACCCTTGACTTCGAAGAAATGGATTATATTCAG CGTGGTGGACCAGAGTGA
- the mier3b gene encoding mesoderm induction early response protein 3 isoform X3 — protein sequence MLIHEYDDERTLEEEELLNGQKNFRAELADLEREGNMPIEDLLAMYRYEASDSTGAGSSIDSSSVELSDDLPDMTLDKEEIAKDLLSGDYEEETQSSADDLTPSVTSHEATDFFPRTLRSNMNDDGDKDSEGEEDGVSSEDSRKEIMVGSQYQAEVPVGLSHYKEDEKVYEEEDKLLWVPDVLSECKVRNYLREALSQTTDGNTDDWTSAHIRDNEQALFELHKCDYDTCEALTRYCRNARTSKEESPPWSEDECRNFEHALLIYEKNFHLIQKHKVQTRTVAECVAFYYMWKKSERFDYFAQQNRFGKKKYSSYPGVTDLMDRLVDEAEGLAMDSTSSVCSGGAGGRIETSAEQQLGLLNSITASDLTALSNSVATVCSGPGDVSCLDSPYFSPLESIHRGALNHDEQMNYAANGGSSCANILDSAFYRSDLSQIGMCGTKDTERPSKRLKMGLTESFINDVSVSNLAVDFEGRRTHRITGATMAVSVTDFSSIGGGDPNGFISSHSRHHQHTALQSD from the exons ATGTTGATTCATGAATATGATGATGAAAGAACCTTAGAGGAGGAGGAACTTCTGAATGGACAAAAGAATTTCAGGGCAGAACTGGCAGACTTGGAGAGG GAAGGAAACATGCCGATTGAAGATTTGTTGGCCATGTACCGTTATGAGGCATCAGACAGTACAGGTGCAGGATCTAGCATTGACAGCTCTTCTGTTGAACTATCAGATGATCTGCCTGACATGACGCTAGACAAG GAGGAGATTGCGAAGGATCTCTTATCAGGAGATTATGAGGAGGAGACTCAGTCCTCTGCTGATGATCTGACCCCTTCTGTTACCTCCCATGAAGCCACAGACTTCTTCCCAAGAACACTGAGAT CCAACATGAACGATGATGGTGATAAAGATTCTGAAGGGGAGGAGGATGGGGTGAGCAGTGAAGATTCAAGAAAG GAAATAATGGTTGGGTCCCAGTATCAAGCAGAGGTTCCTGTGGGCCTCAGCCACTATAAGGAGGATGAGAAGG TGTACGAGGAGGAGGACAAGCTGCTATGGGTTCCTGATGTGCTGTCAGAATGTAAAGTGAGAAACTACCTCAGAGAGGCTCTGTCACAGACTACAGACGGAAACACAGACGACTGGACATCGGCACACATACGAGATAATGAACAG GCCTTGTTTGAGCTTCATAAGTGTGATTATGACACTTGCGAGGCTCTGACACGATACTGCAGAAATGCGAGGACGTCAAAAG AAGAATCACCACCATGGTCAGAGGATGAATGCAGAAACTTTGAACATGCACTGCTGATTTACGAGAAAAATTTCCATCTTATTCAGAAACACAAG GTTCAAACGCGGACTGTGGCAGAATGTGTGGCCTTTTATTACATGTGGAAAAAGTCTGAACGTTTCGACTACTTCGCCCAACAGAATAGATTTGGCAAGAAGAAGTACAGTAGTTACCCGGGTGTGAC AGACCTGATGGATCGGCTGGTGGATGAGGCGGAAGGTCTGGCGATGGACAGCACATCCTCTGTTTGTTCAGGTGGAGCTGGAGGACGAATCGAGACATCGGCAGAACAACAACTAGGGCTGCTCAACTCCATCACTGCCAGTGACCTCACAG cCCTTAGTAACAGCGTAGCAACCGTGTGCAGTGGTCCCGGAGACGTGAGTTGTCTGGACTCCCCTTACTTTTCCCCTCTGGAGAGTATACACAGAGGAGCCCTGAACCACGACGAGCAGATGAACTATGCCGCAAACGGAGGAAGCAGCTGCGCCAATATACTGGATTCCGCTTTCTACCGCTCCGACCTGAGTCAGATTGGCATGTGCGGCACCAAAGACACCGAACGACCCTCCAAGAGGTTAAAGATGGGCCTCACAGAGTCTTTCATAAACGACGTGTCCGTTTCAAACCTGGCCGTGGACTTTGAGGGCAGACGAACACATCGCATCACGGGAGCCACTATGGCCGTGTCGGTCACAGACTTCAGCAGTATAGGGGGTGGCGACCCCAACGGTTTCATCAGCTCCCACTCCCGACATCACCAGCACACCGCACTTCAGTCCGACTGA
- the mier3b gene encoding mesoderm induction early response protein 3 isoform X2, whose translation MAEASFGSSSPVGSLSSEDHDFDPTAEMLIHEYDDERTLEEEELLNGQKNFRAELADLEREGNMPIEDLLAMYRYEASDSTGAGSSIDSSSVELSDDLPDMTLDKEEIAKDLLSGDYEEETQSSADDLTPSVTSHEATDFFPRTLRSNMNDDGDKDSEGEEDGVSSEDSRKEIMVGSQYQAEVPVGLSHYKEDEKVYEEEDKLLWVPDVLSECKVRNYLREALSQTTDGNTDDWTSAHIRDNEQALFELHKCDYDTCEALTRYCRNARTSKESPPWSEDECRNFEHALLIYEKNFHLIQKHKVQTRTVAECVAFYYMWKKSERFDYFAQQNRFGKKKYSSYPGVTDLMDRLVDEAEGLAMDSTSSVCSGGAGGRIETSAEQQLGLLNSITASDLTALSNSVATVCSGPGDVSCLDSPYFSPLESIHRGALNHDEQMNYAANGGSSCANILDSAFYRSDLSQIGMCGTKDTERPSKRLKMGLTESFINDVSVSNLAVDFEGRRTHRITGATMAVSVTDFSSIGGGDPNGFISSHSRHHQHTALQSD comes from the exons ATGGCGGAG GCTTCCTTTGGGAGTTCGAGCCCTG TTGGCTCTTTGTCCTCCGAGGATCATGACTTTGATCCAACAGCAGAGATGTTGATTCATGAATATGATGATGAAAGAACCTTAGAGGAGGAGGAACTTCTGAATGGACAAAAGAATTTCAGGGCAGAACTGGCAGACTTGGAGAGG GAAGGAAACATGCCGATTGAAGATTTGTTGGCCATGTACCGTTATGAGGCATCAGACAGTACAGGTGCAGGATCTAGCATTGACAGCTCTTCTGTTGAACTATCAGATGATCTGCCTGACATGACGCTAGACAAG GAGGAGATTGCGAAGGATCTCTTATCAGGAGATTATGAGGAGGAGACTCAGTCCTCTGCTGATGATCTGACCCCTTCTGTTACCTCCCATGAAGCCACAGACTTCTTCCCAAGAACACTGAGAT CCAACATGAACGATGATGGTGATAAAGATTCTGAAGGGGAGGAGGATGGGGTGAGCAGTGAAGATTCAAGAAAG GAAATAATGGTTGGGTCCCAGTATCAAGCAGAGGTTCCTGTGGGCCTCAGCCACTATAAGGAGGATGAGAAGG TGTACGAGGAGGAGGACAAGCTGCTATGGGTTCCTGATGTGCTGTCAGAATGTAAAGTGAGAAACTACCTCAGAGAGGCTCTGTCACAGACTACAGACGGAAACACAGACGACTGGACATCGGCACACATACGAGATAATGAACAG GCCTTGTTTGAGCTTCATAAGTGTGATTATGACACTTGCGAGGCTCTGACACGATACTGCAGAAATGCGAGGACGTCAAAAG AATCACCACCATGGTCAGAGGATGAATGCAGAAACTTTGAACATGCACTGCTGATTTACGAGAAAAATTTCCATCTTATTCAGAAACACAAG GTTCAAACGCGGACTGTGGCAGAATGTGTGGCCTTTTATTACATGTGGAAAAAGTCTGAACGTTTCGACTACTTCGCCCAACAGAATAGATTTGGCAAGAAGAAGTACAGTAGTTACCCGGGTGTGAC AGACCTGATGGATCGGCTGGTGGATGAGGCGGAAGGTCTGGCGATGGACAGCACATCCTCTGTTTGTTCAGGTGGAGCTGGAGGACGAATCGAGACATCGGCAGAACAACAACTAGGGCTGCTCAACTCCATCACTGCCAGTGACCTCACAG cCCTTAGTAACAGCGTAGCAACCGTGTGCAGTGGTCCCGGAGACGTGAGTTGTCTGGACTCCCCTTACTTTTCCCCTCTGGAGAGTATACACAGAGGAGCCCTGAACCACGACGAGCAGATGAACTATGCCGCAAACGGAGGAAGCAGCTGCGCCAATATACTGGATTCCGCTTTCTACCGCTCCGACCTGAGTCAGATTGGCATGTGCGGCACCAAAGACACCGAACGACCCTCCAAGAGGTTAAAGATGGGCCTCACAGAGTCTTTCATAAACGACGTGTCCGTTTCAAACCTGGCCGTGGACTTTGAGGGCAGACGAACACATCGCATCACGGGAGCCACTATGGCCGTGTCGGTCACAGACTTCAGCAGTATAGGGGGTGGCGACCCCAACGGTTTCATCAGCTCCCACTCCCGACATCACCAGCACACCGCACTTCAGTCCGACTGA
- the mier3b gene encoding mesoderm induction early response protein 3 isoform X1, whose translation MAEASFGSSSPVGSLSSEDHDFDPTAEMLIHEYDDERTLEEEELLNGQKNFRAELADLEREGNMPIEDLLAMYRYEASDSTGAGSSIDSSSVELSDDLPDMTLDKEEIAKDLLSGDYEEETQSSADDLTPSVTSHEATDFFPRTLRSNMNDDGDKDSEGEEDGVSSEDSRKEIMVGSQYQAEVPVGLSHYKEDEKVYEEEDKLLWVPDVLSECKVRNYLREALSQTTDGNTDDWTSAHIRDNEQALFELHKCDYDTCEALTRYCRNARTSKEESPPWSEDECRNFEHALLIYEKNFHLIQKHKVQTRTVAECVAFYYMWKKSERFDYFAQQNRFGKKKYSSYPGVTDLMDRLVDEAEGLAMDSTSSVCSGGAGGRIETSAEQQLGLLNSITASDLTALSNSVATVCSGPGDVSCLDSPYFSPLESIHRGALNHDEQMNYAANGGSSCANILDSAFYRSDLSQIGMCGTKDTERPSKRLKMGLTESFINDVSVSNLAVDFEGRRTHRITGATMAVSVTDFSSIGGGDPNGFISSHSRHHQHTALQSD comes from the exons ATGGCGGAG GCTTCCTTTGGGAGTTCGAGCCCTG TTGGCTCTTTGTCCTCCGAGGATCATGACTTTGATCCAACAGCAGAGATGTTGATTCATGAATATGATGATGAAAGAACCTTAGAGGAGGAGGAACTTCTGAATGGACAAAAGAATTTCAGGGCAGAACTGGCAGACTTGGAGAGG GAAGGAAACATGCCGATTGAAGATTTGTTGGCCATGTACCGTTATGAGGCATCAGACAGTACAGGTGCAGGATCTAGCATTGACAGCTCTTCTGTTGAACTATCAGATGATCTGCCTGACATGACGCTAGACAAG GAGGAGATTGCGAAGGATCTCTTATCAGGAGATTATGAGGAGGAGACTCAGTCCTCTGCTGATGATCTGACCCCTTCTGTTACCTCCCATGAAGCCACAGACTTCTTCCCAAGAACACTGAGAT CCAACATGAACGATGATGGTGATAAAGATTCTGAAGGGGAGGAGGATGGGGTGAGCAGTGAAGATTCAAGAAAG GAAATAATGGTTGGGTCCCAGTATCAAGCAGAGGTTCCTGTGGGCCTCAGCCACTATAAGGAGGATGAGAAGG TGTACGAGGAGGAGGACAAGCTGCTATGGGTTCCTGATGTGCTGTCAGAATGTAAAGTGAGAAACTACCTCAGAGAGGCTCTGTCACAGACTACAGACGGAAACACAGACGACTGGACATCGGCACACATACGAGATAATGAACAG GCCTTGTTTGAGCTTCATAAGTGTGATTATGACACTTGCGAGGCTCTGACACGATACTGCAGAAATGCGAGGACGTCAAAAG AAGAATCACCACCATGGTCAGAGGATGAATGCAGAAACTTTGAACATGCACTGCTGATTTACGAGAAAAATTTCCATCTTATTCAGAAACACAAG GTTCAAACGCGGACTGTGGCAGAATGTGTGGCCTTTTATTACATGTGGAAAAAGTCTGAACGTTTCGACTACTTCGCCCAACAGAATAGATTTGGCAAGAAGAAGTACAGTAGTTACCCGGGTGTGAC AGACCTGATGGATCGGCTGGTGGATGAGGCGGAAGGTCTGGCGATGGACAGCACATCCTCTGTTTGTTCAGGTGGAGCTGGAGGACGAATCGAGACATCGGCAGAACAACAACTAGGGCTGCTCAACTCCATCACTGCCAGTGACCTCACAG cCCTTAGTAACAGCGTAGCAACCGTGTGCAGTGGTCCCGGAGACGTGAGTTGTCTGGACTCCCCTTACTTTTCCCCTCTGGAGAGTATACACAGAGGAGCCCTGAACCACGACGAGCAGATGAACTATGCCGCAAACGGAGGAAGCAGCTGCGCCAATATACTGGATTCCGCTTTCTACCGCTCCGACCTGAGTCAGATTGGCATGTGCGGCACCAAAGACACCGAACGACCCTCCAAGAGGTTAAAGATGGGCCTCACAGAGTCTTTCATAAACGACGTGTCCGTTTCAAACCTGGCCGTGGACTTTGAGGGCAGACGAACACATCGCATCACGGGAGCCACTATGGCCGTGTCGGTCACAGACTTCAGCAGTATAGGGGGTGGCGACCCCAACGGTTTCATCAGCTCCCACTCCCGACATCACCAGCACACCGCACTTCAGTCCGACTGA